A window of the Pangasianodon hypophthalmus isolate fPanHyp1 chromosome 12, fPanHyp1.pri, whole genome shotgun sequence genome harbors these coding sequences:
- the cdk5rap3 gene encoding CDK5 regulatory subunit-associated protein 3 isoform X1 → MVVGTIWAGLSISETADHLGFSHTQQNGAGVQVFLLKWTNIQNLPIDIQTSKLLDWLVDRRHCSLKWQNAVMLIREKINAALQDMPENEEIKQLLMGSYIHYFHCLRIVEILKGTEASSKNIFGRYSSQRMKDWQEIVSLYEKDNAYLAELASLLSRSVCYEGPALRKQVAKAQQLQQELSRRELECQSGAADMRERYYAACKQYGITGENVARELQALVKDLPTVLEETGRKAACLEETMKLYTAFTKFVCDWSEPVLPMLSFIQQKGNTTVYEWKTGNIPTVIERPVVEEAPPDTVTEETIDWGNLCSGAEEVNFGTTAEEGVDWGITLESGKEETGDGGIDWGETATAAVEIEVVAAGTDCPEGVARGEDALSLLENLQTRNQFIDELMELEVFLCQRLSEMSEEGDMVAMSQFQLAPSIIQGQTRQRVQAMLADVRHLLEGLTSLRMKHLFMIQASPRYVERVSDMLRQKLKQADILVLKQASLAERKQEALEEQASLEPRIDLLAAHTKELQKLIEADISKRYNNRPVNLMGVHV, encoded by the exons atggttgttggtaccatttgggctggtttgagtatttcagaaactgctgatcacctgggattttcacacacacaacagaacggtgcaggtgtacaagtgttcctattaaagtggacg aATATTCAGAATCTCCCTATTGACATTCAAACCAGCAAGCTTCTCG ACTGGCTGGTGGACAGGAGACACTGTTCTCTGAAATGGCAGAATGCAGTGATGCTCATCAGGGAGAAGATCAATGCTGCTCTCCAGGACATGCCAGAGAACGAGGAGATCAAACAGCTGCTCATGGGCTCAT ATATACACTATTTCCATTGCCTAAGGATAGTGGAAATACTAAAGGGAACAGAAGCCTCATCCAAAAATATATTCGGCAGGTATTCATCACAAAGGATGAAG GACTGGCAAGAAATAGTGTCCTTATATGAGAAAGATAATGCATATCTAG CGGAGTTGGCCAGTCTGCTGAGCCGCAGTGTATGCTACGAGGGCCCTGCTTTGAGGAAACAGGTGGCTAAAgcacagcagctgcagcaggagCTGAGCAGGCGGGAGCTAGAGTGCCAGAGTGGAGCTGCAGACATGAGGGAGCGCTACTACGCAGCCTGCAAGCAGTACGGCATTACG GGGGAGAATGTGGCGAGGGAGTTGCAGGCCCTTGTTAAGGATTTACCTACTGTATTGGAGGAAACAGGGAGAAAAGCTGCCTGCCTGGAGGAAACGATGAAGCTCTACACAGCTTTCACTAAGTTTGTCTGCGACTG GTCTGAGCCTGTTCTACCTATGCTGTCATTCATTCAACAAAAAGGAAACACAACAGTGTATGAGTGGAAGACAGGAAACATCCCAACGGTTATAGAGAGACCTGTAGTAGAGGAAGCACCACCTGACACTGTCACAGAGGAAACG ATTGACTGGGGCAACTTATGCAGCGGTGCTGAGGAGGTGAATTTTGGGACCACAGCTGAGGAGGGGGTGGACTGGGGCATCACACTTGAGTCTGGCAAAGAG GAAACAGGTGATGGTGGCATTGACTGGGGTGAAACTGCAACTGCTGCAGTGGAAATCGAAGTTGTTGCTGCAGGCACTGACT GTCCTGAAGGTGTTGCGAGAGGTGAGGATGCACTCTCTCTGCTCGAGAACCTACAGACTCGAAATCAGTTTATCGATGAATTGATGGAG TTGGAAGTGTTTCTGTGTCAGAGACTGAGTGAGATGAGTGAGGAGGGCGATATGGTGGCCATGAGCCAGTTCCAGCTGGCTCCCTCTATCATCCAGGGGCAGACCCGTCAGCGTGTGCAGGCCATGCTGGCAGATGTGCGCCACCTCCTGGAAGGACTGACATCACTGCGCATGAAGCATCTGTTCATGATCCAGGCATCGCCACG CTATGTGGAGCGTGTGTCTGACATGCTGAGGCAGAAACTAAAGCAGGCTGATATCTTGGTGCTGAAACAAGCCTCCCTGGCTGAACGGAAGCAAGAAGCTCTCGAGGAACAGGCCAGCCTGGAACCTCGCATCGACCTGCTTGCTGCCCACACCAAGGAACTGCAGAAACTG atTGAAGCTGACATCTCAAAACGGTATAACAATCGACCAGTCAACCTTATGGGAGTTCATGTATAA
- the cdk5rap3 gene encoding CDK5 regulatory subunit-associated protein 3 isoform X2 has translation MENIQNLPIDIQTSKLLDWLVDRRHCSLKWQNAVMLIREKINAALQDMPENEEIKQLLMGSYIHYFHCLRIVEILKGTEASSKNIFGRYSSQRMKDWQEIVSLYEKDNAYLAELASLLSRSVCYEGPALRKQVAKAQQLQQELSRRELECQSGAADMRERYYAACKQYGITGENVARELQALVKDLPTVLEETGRKAACLEETMKLYTAFTKFVCDWSEPVLPMLSFIQQKGNTTVYEWKTGNIPTVIERPVVEEAPPDTVTEETIDWGNLCSGAEEVNFGTTAEEGVDWGITLESGKEETGDGGIDWGETATAAVEIEVVAAGTDCPEGVARGEDALSLLENLQTRNQFIDELMELEVFLCQRLSEMSEEGDMVAMSQFQLAPSIIQGQTRQRVQAMLADVRHLLEGLTSLRMKHLFMIQASPRYVERVSDMLRQKLKQADILVLKQASLAERKQEALEEQASLEPRIDLLAAHTKELQKLIEADISKRYNNRPVNLMGVHV, from the exons ATGGAG aATATTCAGAATCTCCCTATTGACATTCAAACCAGCAAGCTTCTCG ACTGGCTGGTGGACAGGAGACACTGTTCTCTGAAATGGCAGAATGCAGTGATGCTCATCAGGGAGAAGATCAATGCTGCTCTCCAGGACATGCCAGAGAACGAGGAGATCAAACAGCTGCTCATGGGCTCAT ATATACACTATTTCCATTGCCTAAGGATAGTGGAAATACTAAAGGGAACAGAAGCCTCATCCAAAAATATATTCGGCAGGTATTCATCACAAAGGATGAAG GACTGGCAAGAAATAGTGTCCTTATATGAGAAAGATAATGCATATCTAG CGGAGTTGGCCAGTCTGCTGAGCCGCAGTGTATGCTACGAGGGCCCTGCTTTGAGGAAACAGGTGGCTAAAgcacagcagctgcagcaggagCTGAGCAGGCGGGAGCTAGAGTGCCAGAGTGGAGCTGCAGACATGAGGGAGCGCTACTACGCAGCCTGCAAGCAGTACGGCATTACG GGGGAGAATGTGGCGAGGGAGTTGCAGGCCCTTGTTAAGGATTTACCTACTGTATTGGAGGAAACAGGGAGAAAAGCTGCCTGCCTGGAGGAAACGATGAAGCTCTACACAGCTTTCACTAAGTTTGTCTGCGACTG GTCTGAGCCTGTTCTACCTATGCTGTCATTCATTCAACAAAAAGGAAACACAACAGTGTATGAGTGGAAGACAGGAAACATCCCAACGGTTATAGAGAGACCTGTAGTAGAGGAAGCACCACCTGACACTGTCACAGAGGAAACG ATTGACTGGGGCAACTTATGCAGCGGTGCTGAGGAGGTGAATTTTGGGACCACAGCTGAGGAGGGGGTGGACTGGGGCATCACACTTGAGTCTGGCAAAGAG GAAACAGGTGATGGTGGCATTGACTGGGGTGAAACTGCAACTGCTGCAGTGGAAATCGAAGTTGTTGCTGCAGGCACTGACT GTCCTGAAGGTGTTGCGAGAGGTGAGGATGCACTCTCTCTGCTCGAGAACCTACAGACTCGAAATCAGTTTATCGATGAATTGATGGAG TTGGAAGTGTTTCTGTGTCAGAGACTGAGTGAGATGAGTGAGGAGGGCGATATGGTGGCCATGAGCCAGTTCCAGCTGGCTCCCTCTATCATCCAGGGGCAGACCCGTCAGCGTGTGCAGGCCATGCTGGCAGATGTGCGCCACCTCCTGGAAGGACTGACATCACTGCGCATGAAGCATCTGTTCATGATCCAGGCATCGCCACG CTATGTGGAGCGTGTGTCTGACATGCTGAGGCAGAAACTAAAGCAGGCTGATATCTTGGTGCTGAAACAAGCCTCCCTGGCTGAACGGAAGCAAGAAGCTCTCGAGGAACAGGCCAGCCTGGAACCTCGCATCGACCTGCTTGCTGCCCACACCAAGGAACTGCAGAAACTG atTGAAGCTGACATCTCAAAACGGTATAACAATCGACCAGTCAACCTTATGGGAGTTCATGTATAA
- the si:ch211-194k22.8 gene encoding uncharacterized protein si:ch211-194k22.8 isoform X5, which yields MDAAKERAEENSPAAAGLHKLDMRGYGFDCSPTGSFDEEHPTAEQEAEYLQSYSKMELIAMVLCMQREMESLKEQLRCLTACGKLAKNLEALIERTQMWPNGDKKISLPVSSSPMTEPVEVDALMPAIPYASGVMNGQWVKQETLTQKSNEGSHRNGLFTEFITPELLERCNTGTTAQKLTNDLLRGLYERDCLASHSISGVVYNKRGQPKPALPTEEVQAILRTVQYFFPGKTDAEIKGYIRQKLQNEAKRLRKKPPLSGPEPRALSLSSPRSSSHQLDLIGQKSNV from the exons ATGGATGCTGCCAAAGAGCGAGCGGAGGAGAATTCACCCGCAGCCGCAGGGCTCCACAAGTTGGACATGAGg GGTTATGGGTTCGACTGCTCTCCTACAGGCAGTTTTGATGAGGAACATCCCACCGCAGAG CAGGAGGCTGAATATTTGCAGTCTTATTCGAAGATGGAGCTAATTGCCATGGTTCTATGCATGCAGCGGGAAATGGAGAGCTTAAAGGAACAACTACGGTGCCTTACAG CGTGTGGAAAGTTGGCTAAAAACCTAGAGGCCCTGATCGAGAGGACCCAGATGTGGCCTAATGGAGATAAGAAgatctctctccctgtttcctCCAGCCCCATGACCGAGCCTGTGGAAGTGGATGCTTTAATGCCAGCTATACCATATGCCTCAGGTGTTATGAATGGGCAGTGGGTCAAGCAAGAAACTCTTACCCAGAAATCTAATGAGGGCTCCCACAGGAATGGTCTCTTCACAGAG tttatcACACCTGAGCTTTTGGAGAGGTGTAACACTGGCACCACTGCCCAGAAGTTGACCAATGATCTGTTGCGTGGACTGTATGAGAGAGACTGTTTGGCCTCCCACTCAATCTCTGGTGTGGTGTACAATAAGAGGGGTCAACCCAAACCTGCCTTGCCCACTGAAGAGGTCCAGGCCATCCTGA GAACCGTCCAGTATTTCTTTCCGGGGAAAACTGATGCTGAGATTAAGGGCTACATTCGTCAAAAACTGCAAAACGAAGCAAAAAGATTGAGGAAAAAACCTCCACTCTCTGGCCCAGAACCTAGAGCTCTGAGTCTATCTAGCCCTAGATCAAGTAGCCATCAGTTGGATTTGATTGGACAAAAGTCAAATGTTTGA
- the si:ch211-194k22.8 gene encoding uncharacterized protein si:ch211-194k22.8 isoform X1 yields MRRKTKAKRILDYENEEQDEKEEQKLDQFYHGLQKRSKQMDAAKERAEENSPAAAGLHKLDMRGYGFDCSPTGSFDEEHPTAEQEAEYLQSYSKMELIAMVLCMQREMESLKEQLRCLTACGKLAKNLEALIERTQMWPNGDKKISLPVSSSPMTEPVEVDALMPAIPYASGVMNGQWVKQETLTQKSNEGSHRNGLFTEFITPELLERCNTGTTAQKLTNDLLRGLYERDCLASHSISGVVYNKRGQPKPALPTEEVQAILRTVQYFFPGKTDAEIKGYIRQKLQNEAKRLRKKPPLSGPEPRALSLSSPRSSSHQLDLIGQKSNV; encoded by the exons ATGAGAAGGAAAACAAAAGCCAAGCGTATTCTGGACTACGAAAATGAGGAGCAGGACGAGAAAGAGGAACAAAAACTGGACCAATTCTAC CACGGGCTGCAGAAACGGAGCAAACAAATGGATGCTGCCAAAGAGCGAGCGGAGGAGAATTCACCCGCAGCCGCAGGGCTCCACAAGTTGGACATGAGg GGTTATGGGTTCGACTGCTCTCCTACAGGCAGTTTTGATGAGGAACATCCCACCGCAGAG CAGGAGGCTGAATATTTGCAGTCTTATTCGAAGATGGAGCTAATTGCCATGGTTCTATGCATGCAGCGGGAAATGGAGAGCTTAAAGGAACAACTACGGTGCCTTACAG CGTGTGGAAAGTTGGCTAAAAACCTAGAGGCCCTGATCGAGAGGACCCAGATGTGGCCTAATGGAGATAAGAAgatctctctccctgtttcctCCAGCCCCATGACCGAGCCTGTGGAAGTGGATGCTTTAATGCCAGCTATACCATATGCCTCAGGTGTTATGAATGGGCAGTGGGTCAAGCAAGAAACTCTTACCCAGAAATCTAATGAGGGCTCCCACAGGAATGGTCTCTTCACAGAG tttatcACACCTGAGCTTTTGGAGAGGTGTAACACTGGCACCACTGCCCAGAAGTTGACCAATGATCTGTTGCGTGGACTGTATGAGAGAGACTGTTTGGCCTCCCACTCAATCTCTGGTGTGGTGTACAATAAGAGGGGTCAACCCAAACCTGCCTTGCCCACTGAAGAGGTCCAGGCCATCCTGA GAACCGTCCAGTATTTCTTTCCGGGGAAAACTGATGCTGAGATTAAGGGCTACATTCGTCAAAAACTGCAAAACGAAGCAAAAAGATTGAGGAAAAAACCTCCACTCTCTGGCCCAGAACCTAGAGCTCTGAGTCTATCTAGCCCTAGATCAAGTAGCCATCAGTTGGATTTGATTGGACAAAAGTCAAATGTTTGA
- the si:ch211-194k22.8 gene encoding uncharacterized protein si:ch211-194k22.8 isoform X3, whose protein sequence is MRRKTKAKRILDYENEEQDEKEEQKLDQFYGYGFDCSPTGSFDEEHPTAEQEAEYLQSYSKMELIAMVLCMQREMESLKEQLRCLTACGKLAKNLEALIERTQMWPNGDKKISLPVSSSPMTEPVEVDALMPAIPYASGVMNGQWVKQETLTQKSNEGSHRNGLFTEFITPELLERCNTGTTAQKLTNDLLRGLYERDCLASHSISGVVYNKRGQPKPALPTEEVQAILRTVQYFFPGKTDAEIKGYIRQKLQNEAKRLRKKPPLSGPEPRALSLSSPRSSSHQLDLIGQKSNV, encoded by the exons ATGAGAAGGAAAACAAAAGCCAAGCGTATTCTGGACTACGAAAATGAGGAGCAGGACGAGAAAGAGGAACAAAAACTGGACCAATTCTAC GGTTATGGGTTCGACTGCTCTCCTACAGGCAGTTTTGATGAGGAACATCCCACCGCAGAG CAGGAGGCTGAATATTTGCAGTCTTATTCGAAGATGGAGCTAATTGCCATGGTTCTATGCATGCAGCGGGAAATGGAGAGCTTAAAGGAACAACTACGGTGCCTTACAG CGTGTGGAAAGTTGGCTAAAAACCTAGAGGCCCTGATCGAGAGGACCCAGATGTGGCCTAATGGAGATAAGAAgatctctctccctgtttcctCCAGCCCCATGACCGAGCCTGTGGAAGTGGATGCTTTAATGCCAGCTATACCATATGCCTCAGGTGTTATGAATGGGCAGTGGGTCAAGCAAGAAACTCTTACCCAGAAATCTAATGAGGGCTCCCACAGGAATGGTCTCTTCACAGAG tttatcACACCTGAGCTTTTGGAGAGGTGTAACACTGGCACCACTGCCCAGAAGTTGACCAATGATCTGTTGCGTGGACTGTATGAGAGAGACTGTTTGGCCTCCCACTCAATCTCTGGTGTGGTGTACAATAAGAGGGGTCAACCCAAACCTGCCTTGCCCACTGAAGAGGTCCAGGCCATCCTGA GAACCGTCCAGTATTTCTTTCCGGGGAAAACTGATGCTGAGATTAAGGGCTACATTCGTCAAAAACTGCAAAACGAAGCAAAAAGATTGAGGAAAAAACCTCCACTCTCTGGCCCAGAACCTAGAGCTCTGAGTCTATCTAGCCCTAGATCAAGTAGCCATCAGTTGGATTTGATTGGACAAAAGTCAAATGTTTGA
- the si:ch211-194k22.8 gene encoding uncharacterized protein si:ch211-194k22.8 isoform X4, giving the protein MRRKTKAKRILDYENEEQDEKEEQKLDQFYGYGFDCSPTGSFDEEHPTAEEAEYLQSYSKMELIAMVLCMQREMESLKEQLRCLTACGKLAKNLEALIERTQMWPNGDKKISLPVSSSPMTEPVEVDALMPAIPYASGVMNGQWVKQETLTQKSNEGSHRNGLFTEFITPELLERCNTGTTAQKLTNDLLRGLYERDCLASHSISGVVYNKRGQPKPALPTEEVQAILRTVQYFFPGKTDAEIKGYIRQKLQNEAKRLRKKPPLSGPEPRALSLSSPRSSSHQLDLIGQKSNV; this is encoded by the exons ATGAGAAGGAAAACAAAAGCCAAGCGTATTCTGGACTACGAAAATGAGGAGCAGGACGAGAAAGAGGAACAAAAACTGGACCAATTCTAC GGTTATGGGTTCGACTGCTCTCCTACAGGCAGTTTTGATGAGGAACATCCCACCGCAGAG GAGGCTGAATATTTGCAGTCTTATTCGAAGATGGAGCTAATTGCCATGGTTCTATGCATGCAGCGGGAAATGGAGAGCTTAAAGGAACAACTACGGTGCCTTACAG CGTGTGGAAAGTTGGCTAAAAACCTAGAGGCCCTGATCGAGAGGACCCAGATGTGGCCTAATGGAGATAAGAAgatctctctccctgtttcctCCAGCCCCATGACCGAGCCTGTGGAAGTGGATGCTTTAATGCCAGCTATACCATATGCCTCAGGTGTTATGAATGGGCAGTGGGTCAAGCAAGAAACTCTTACCCAGAAATCTAATGAGGGCTCCCACAGGAATGGTCTCTTCACAGAG tttatcACACCTGAGCTTTTGGAGAGGTGTAACACTGGCACCACTGCCCAGAAGTTGACCAATGATCTGTTGCGTGGACTGTATGAGAGAGACTGTTTGGCCTCCCACTCAATCTCTGGTGTGGTGTACAATAAGAGGGGTCAACCCAAACCTGCCTTGCCCACTGAAGAGGTCCAGGCCATCCTGA GAACCGTCCAGTATTTCTTTCCGGGGAAAACTGATGCTGAGATTAAGGGCTACATTCGTCAAAAACTGCAAAACGAAGCAAAAAGATTGAGGAAAAAACCTCCACTCTCTGGCCCAGAACCTAGAGCTCTGAGTCTATCTAGCCCTAGATCAAGTAGCCATCAGTTGGATTTGATTGGACAAAAGTCAAATGTTTGA
- the si:ch211-194k22.8 gene encoding uncharacterized protein si:ch211-194k22.8 isoform X2 has protein sequence MRRKTKAKRILDYENEEQDEKEEQKLDQFYHGLQKRSKQMDAAKERAEENSPAAAGLHKLDMRGYGFDCSPTGSFDEEHPTAEEAEYLQSYSKMELIAMVLCMQREMESLKEQLRCLTACGKLAKNLEALIERTQMWPNGDKKISLPVSSSPMTEPVEVDALMPAIPYASGVMNGQWVKQETLTQKSNEGSHRNGLFTEFITPELLERCNTGTTAQKLTNDLLRGLYERDCLASHSISGVVYNKRGQPKPALPTEEVQAILRTVQYFFPGKTDAEIKGYIRQKLQNEAKRLRKKPPLSGPEPRALSLSSPRSSSHQLDLIGQKSNV, from the exons ATGAGAAGGAAAACAAAAGCCAAGCGTATTCTGGACTACGAAAATGAGGAGCAGGACGAGAAAGAGGAACAAAAACTGGACCAATTCTAC CACGGGCTGCAGAAACGGAGCAAACAAATGGATGCTGCCAAAGAGCGAGCGGAGGAGAATTCACCCGCAGCCGCAGGGCTCCACAAGTTGGACATGAGg GGTTATGGGTTCGACTGCTCTCCTACAGGCAGTTTTGATGAGGAACATCCCACCGCAGAG GAGGCTGAATATTTGCAGTCTTATTCGAAGATGGAGCTAATTGCCATGGTTCTATGCATGCAGCGGGAAATGGAGAGCTTAAAGGAACAACTACGGTGCCTTACAG CGTGTGGAAAGTTGGCTAAAAACCTAGAGGCCCTGATCGAGAGGACCCAGATGTGGCCTAATGGAGATAAGAAgatctctctccctgtttcctCCAGCCCCATGACCGAGCCTGTGGAAGTGGATGCTTTAATGCCAGCTATACCATATGCCTCAGGTGTTATGAATGGGCAGTGGGTCAAGCAAGAAACTCTTACCCAGAAATCTAATGAGGGCTCCCACAGGAATGGTCTCTTCACAGAG tttatcACACCTGAGCTTTTGGAGAGGTGTAACACTGGCACCACTGCCCAGAAGTTGACCAATGATCTGTTGCGTGGACTGTATGAGAGAGACTGTTTGGCCTCCCACTCAATCTCTGGTGTGGTGTACAATAAGAGGGGTCAACCCAAACCTGCCTTGCCCACTGAAGAGGTCCAGGCCATCCTGA GAACCGTCCAGTATTTCTTTCCGGGGAAAACTGATGCTGAGATTAAGGGCTACATTCGTCAAAAACTGCAAAACGAAGCAAAAAGATTGAGGAAAAAACCTCCACTCTCTGGCCCAGAACCTAGAGCTCTGAGTCTATCTAGCCCTAGATCAAGTAGCCATCAGTTGGATTTGATTGGACAAAAGTCAAATGTTTGA